The sequence below is a genomic window from Uranotaenia lowii strain MFRU-FL unplaced genomic scaffold, ASM2978415v1 HiC_scaffold_256, whole genome shotgun sequence.
agttctaaaaaaaacaaaaaaaaagaaaaaaaatttatataagataataaaacaatttctaaaattatatcTTTTGAATAAAATCCCGCTAAAAAAGGTATCCCACATAAAgccaaattagcaatattaaaACATCTAGAAGTTAAAGGTATACTTATACTTAATCCCCCTATATAACGAatatcttgaatattttttatattatgaatAATAACTCCTGCACATATAAATAATAAAGCCTTAAATAAAGCATGagttaataaatgaaaaaatgctaATTTATAATAACCAAtagataaaattcttattatTAAACCTAACTGTCTTAATGTAGataaagcaataattttttttaaatcaaattcaaaattagccCCTAATCCTGCTATAAATATTGTCAGTCcagaaattaataataaaaaatttcctataaaagtattttctaataaaatattaaaccgAATTAATAAATAAACTCCTGCAGTTACTAATGTAGAAGAATGAACTAAAGCAGAAACAGGAGTAGGAGCCGCTATAGCTGCAGGTAACCAAGAAGAAAAAGGAATTTGTGCTCTTTTAGTTATTGCAGCTAATATAACTAAAACACcaataatatttatttcaaatcttttattcattatttctaaataaaaaatataattccatCTCCCATAATTTAATATTCAAGCAATAGCTAATAATAAGGCAACATCTCCAATACGATTTGATAAAGCTGTTAATATTCCAGCATTATaagatttaatattttgaaaataaataactaaACAATAAGAAACTAATCCTAAACCATCTCATCCTAATAAAATTCTAATTAAATTAGGACTAATAATTAATATATTATAGATATAACAAATATTAATactaataaaataaatcgaTTTACATTAAAATCTGCCTCTATATATTGATTTCtgtaaaaaataactaaagaagaaattaataaaacaaaagatataaatattaaacttattcaatcaaataaaaaagttatatagATATTGAATGTAAAGAAACAACTTctcattcaataaaataaactaaatcatttaataaaaattttaaactaattaaaaataatcttaaaactaataaaaaataatatataaaaactatttttacaataatttaCATAATACATgatctaaaatgaaaaatttcatatcattgACACcacaaatcaatattttaattaaactatttaaataaattcataatatacaaaaatttctttttaaaattaataaatttaaaggcAACCAATGtattattaataataaatattctCGAAtattactaacagaaaaaaaattatttccagaataaatttttccatgttgACTATAAGCAAATAAATATAAAGTATAAGCTGCTctaaaaaaagataataaagaTAATATAATTATAGTTAATCAAGATCAACTAACAATTCTAtttattaaagaaatttctcCTAATAAATTTAAAGTAGGAGGAGCAGCTATATTTCCAGAACATAATAAAAATCATCATAAGGAAAGTCTaggtataaaatttaatatccCCTTATTAATTAATAAACTTCGTCTTCTTATCCGTTCATAAGAAATATTAGCTAACAAAATAATCCTGAAGAACATAATCCATGAGCAATTATTAAAGTATAAGAACCATTTAACCCCCAATTTGTTATAGTTATTAATCCTCCTAAAACAATACCTATATGAGCAACAGATGAATAAgcaattaaagattttaaatctaTTTGTCATAAACAAATTAATCTAACTAAAACTCCTCCAACTAAActaattccaattcaaataaaattaaattttattcctgaaatttgtaaaattctaTATATTCGTAATAAACCATATCCccctaattttaataaaactccAGCTAAAATTATTGAACCAGAAACAGGAGCTTCTACATGAGCCTTTGGAAGTCATAAATGAACTAAAAATATCGGCATCTTactaaaaaagcaaaaattaaacataaatataaataatttaaattatataagctaaatatatttaataatataaaatttatagaaaaactagaacttttaatataaaaaataccaaTTAATAAAGGTAAAGAAGCTAATAaagtataaaataataaataaactcCTGCTTGTAATCGTTCTGGTTGATACCTCaacctaaaattaaaaaaagagttgGAATCAATcttctttcaaaaaataaataaaatataaatattcttATAGAACTAAAAGTTAATaataacataaataacaaaaataaaattataaaagtaaataaataaatataattattaTGCCGAATAATTATTTCTCTTGCTATTAATATTAAAGAACAAATAAATAAGCTTAATAAAATTAACCCATAAGAAATTATATCTATACCAAAATAAtaagaaatatttataaaataatttaaagaactaatattaattataaaaataaaagtaaataaaaaaaataaattttgaaccattcaataaatatttttataaaataataataaaaaactaaataaaattataaaaaaaaattttaacattgtaAAACgctaaatctttgaaaataatcatttcCATGAGTACGAATTATAGATaccaaaatagataaacctaaAACTCCTTCACaaacacaaaaagttaaaaaaaatattctaaaaaatctttcaaaatttataaaatttaaataaaaaaatattaatataaaTAAAGTTAATACTATAAATTCTAAACTTAATAATGTACATAATAAATGTTTTCGAGTAGAAATAAAAGTAATAcaaccaaaaataaatattaatattataaaaacatatatatatatatttaacattagttttaatagtttaaaaaaaacattagtcttgtaaactaaaaataaaaatattttttttaaaacttcaagaaaaaagttaaattactTTATCACTAATTcccaaaattaatattttacttaaactatttcttgatattttaaattttattataataattagatttttaactagatttatttttatacaaataaaacacCCTTTAGCAATAGGAATAATATTATTAATTCAAACtttattaatttcaataattaccggaattataataaaaacattttgattttcatatgtcttatttttaatttttataggaGGAATATTagtattatttatttatgtaacTTCTCTTTcatcaaatgaaatatttaatttatctataaaattaattttttttttccttattataattattttatcaattatgttttcatttattattgataaatcattaattgaaaattttattacaaatcaagaaataaataacttatttaatcaagaaatattaattttagaaaatacaattatattaaataaaatatataattttcctacaaatttaattacattaattttaatcaattatttatttttaactttattagtaactgtaaaaattacaaaaaaaaattatggtccTCTTCGACCAATATAATAAATTAATGAATAAACCTTTTCGAAAACATCACCCACTAATTAGAATTGCTAATAATGCATTAGTTGATTTACCTGCCCCATCAAATATTTCTGCCTGATGAAATTTTGGATCATTACTAGGATTATgtttaattattcaaattttaacaggACTATTTTTAGCTATACATTATACAGCAGATATTGAAACTGCATTCAATAGAGTAAATCATATTTATCGAGATGTAAATAATGGATGATTTTTACGAATTTGTCATGCAAATGgagcatcatttttttttgcatgtttattTTCTCATGTAGGACGAGGAGTTTATTATagttcttatttatttattcctaCTTGAATAACAGgagttattattttatttatagtaATAGCAACAGGATTTTTAGGTTATGTTTTACCTTGAGGACAAATATCATTTTGAGGAGCAACAGTAAT
It includes:
- the LOC129759731 gene encoding LOW QUALITY PROTEIN: NADH-ubiquinone oxidoreductase chain 6-like (The sequence of the model RefSeq protein was modified relative to this genomic sequence to represent the inferred CDS: substituted 1 base at 1 genomic stop codon), coding for IPKINILLKLFLDILNFIIIIRFLTRFIFIQIKHPLAIGIILLIQTLLISIITGIIIKTFXFSYVLFLIFIGGILVLFIYVTSLSSNEIFNLSIKLIFFFLIIIILSIMFSFIIDKSLIENFITNQEINNLFNQEILILENTIILNKIYNFPTNLITLILINYLFLTLLVTVKITKKNYGPLRPI
- the LOC129759733 gene encoding LOW QUALITY PROTEIN: NADH-ubiquinone oxidoreductase chain 5-like (The sequence of the model RefSeq protein was modified relative to this genomic sequence to represent the inferred CDS: inserted 2 bases in 2 codons; substituted 1 base at 1 genomic stop codon), which translates into the protein MNKRFEINIIGVLVILAAITKRAQIPFSSWLPAAIAAPTPVSALVHSSTLVTAGVYLLIRFNILLENTFIGNFLLLISGLTIFIAGLGANFEFDLKKIIALSTLRQLGLIIRILSIGYYKLAFFHLLTHALFKALLFICAGVIIHNIKNIQDIRYIGGLSISIPLTSRCFNIANLALCGIPFLAGFYSKDIILEIVLLSYINFFSFFLFFLEXGLTVCYSFRLVYYSITGEFNNLSLNILNDKRWTIRFRIFXLIVIAIIGGRILSXLIFFNPEIVCLPLNLKLLTLLICLIGGFIGYLINYVSLFFLNKSLIIYNFSFFRGRI